TGTGGCGCAGCCTGCTGGTGCTGGCGATTGGCTGGCTGGTAGGGGTCAGCGTGGCGCTGGCCGGAGCGATAGGCTTTATTGGTCTGGTCATACCGCACATACTGCGTCTGAACGGCCTGAGCGATCACCGTACTCTTTTGCCGGGCTGTGCCCTTGCCGGGGCGGGCGTTCTGCTGGCGGCGGATATTATCGCCCGCGTGGCGCTGAATTCCGCCGAGCTGCCGGTGGGGGTGGTGACCGCCACGCTGGGCGCACCGATCTTTATCTGGTTATTATTAAGCAACCGCTAGCCGTGCTTTCGGCTGGTCATCCACGTTAAACAGGAAAATTCAATGAGCATTTTTGCAACAGAACTGACTACGCTGGACGGTGAAAAAACCACGCTGGCACAGTGGCAGGGCGATGTCCTGCTGGTAGTGAACGTCGCCTCAAAATGTGGCCTGACGCCGCAGTACGCTCAGCTGGAGAGCCTGCAAAAGGCCTGGCATGAACAGGGCCTGACGGTACTGGGATTCCCCTGCAATGCATTTCTGGAGCAGGAGCCGGGAACCGACGCGGAAATAAAAACCTTCTGCAGCACCACCTACGGCGTCACGTTCCCGATGTTCAGCAAAATTGAGGTTAACGGTCCGCAGCGCCACCCGCTGTATGCGCAGCTGGTTGCCGCCCAGCCGCAGGCCTTGGCGCCGCAGGGCAGCGGATTCCTTGAGCGTATGACCAGCAAAGGCCGCGCGCCGAAGCAGCCGGGCGACATTCTGTGGAACTTCGAAAAATTCCTGATTGGCCGCGACGGTCGGGTACTGCAGCGCTTCTCGCCGGATATGGAGCCGGAAGATGAGGTGGTGGTCAGCGCAATCAAACAGGCGCTGGCAGGCTAAATGCGACTGGATATCCGCCACGTTGCCGTTGCCCGGCGCCTGTATCCCTTCAGCGCCAACGTTGCCAGCGGTCAGCTGATCCACCTGGTCGGGCCGAACGGCGCGGGGAAAAGCTCGCTGCTGGCCTCCCTTGCGGGGTTGCTCAGCGCGCAGGGAGAGATCCGGCTTAACGGTGAACCGCTGGCGGAGTGGTCCGGTCCGCGTCTGGCCCGCCATCGCGGATATCTGCCACAGCAGCAGCAGGCTTCGCTGCAAATGCCGGTCTGGCACTATCTGCTGATGCACCAGCAGCAAAACGACGCCGACGGCGAGCGGCGGCTGATGCACTTTACCGATGCGCTGCAGATTAGCGATAAGCTGCAGCGCCCGCTGGGGCAGCTTTCCGGCGGCGAGTGGCAGCGGGTCCGGCTTGCCGCCGTATTTTTCCAGGTCAGCCAGCCGGAGGGGCAGCTGCTGCTGCTGGATGAGCCGATGACCGGCCTGGATATCGGCCAGCAGGCGGTCTTTGACCGTCTGCTTCCCGATCTGCGCGATCGCGGCGTGACGGTGATCATGAGCAGCCACGATCTGAATCACTCGCTGCGCCATGCCGACGGAGCCTGGCTGATGCGGCCCGGACAGCCTGCGCTGATCGGTACTCCGCAACAGGTTCTGACGCCGGAACATCTGTCTGCGCTGTATCAGGTGCCTTTTCGTCAGCTGGACGTAGAAGGGCGGCCTTTTCTGGCCACGTTCGCCTGATGGGGCGCTGACGTTGCCAGCACGGCGATTTTGCCGCTAAAGTTAATATCCCGACTCCAGAGGATGGTGTGCTATGCGTTACTGGTTTGTGCTGATGATTGTAATCCTTGCCGGCTGCAGCAGTCATGCACCCCCGCCAAAAACGCAGCTTGCCGATCGGATCATGGTCATTGCACAGCTTGACGATCAGCTTTCACAGTGGCACGGCACCCCTTATCGCTACGGGGGAATGAGCCGGGGCGGGGTCGACTGTTCGGGGTTTGTTTATCTGACCTTCCGCGATCGCTTTGATTTACAGCTGCCGCGAGCCACGTCCGCGCAGACGGATATTGGTACGCGTATCAGTAAGGATGACCTGCTGCCCGGCGATCTGGTGTTTTTCAAAACCGGCAGCGGTGAAAACGGCCTGCACGTCGGCATTTACGACACGGATAATCAGTTTATCCACGCGTCGACCAGCCAGGGCGTGATGCGATCCTCGCTGGATAACGTTTACTGGCGCAAAGTGTTCTGGCAGGCGCGACGAATTTAACCGGACAAGCGCTGTGTTGACCGGCTTTGCAGGCCTGTTCATCCGATGTCGCGGGAAGAAAGCCGAATAACCCTTCATACTCTCCGTGTTTTATCCACGCTCCGCGATTTACACTAGCTCCAGCACCTGCCGGCGGGGATGATCCCGCGGGCACTGATGGAGACAGCATGCAATTTAATAATACCTGGTTCCAGGAACTGAGCGGCTGCTACAGCGCCGTATCGCCCACTCCGCTGGCGAATCCTCGCCTTCTGTACCGCAACGCGGCGCTGGCGCATGAGCTTGGCCTGAGCGACGACCTGTTCAGCGCGGAGAATGTGGGGCTGTGGAGTGGCGATCGCCTGATGGACGGCATGCAGCCGCTGGCGCAGGTTTACAGCGGTCATCAGTTCGGCGTCTGGGCCGGACAGCTCGGTGACGGGCGCGGGCTGCTGCTCGGTGAACAGCAGCTGGCCGACGGGCGTAAAGTGGACTGGCACCTTAAGGGAGCCGGGCTGACGCCCTGGTCGCGAATGGGCGACGGGCGTGCGGTGCTGCGTTCCACGCTGCGTGAATTCCTGGCCTCGGAAGCCATGCACGCGCTGGGTATTCCCACTACCCGTGCACTGACCATCGTCGCCAGCGATGAGCCGGTCTACCGTGAAACGGCCGAGCGGGGCGCCATGCTGCTGCGGATCGCGGAGAGCCACCTGCGCTTTGGTCACTTCGAACATTTTTACTACGCGGGCAATCAGCAAAAAGTGACCGAACTGGCCGACTACGCCATTCGCCACCACTGGCCGCATCTGCAGCAGGAGGCGGATAAATACCTGCTGTGGTTCAGCGACGTGGTGAAACGCACCGCGCGGCTGATTGCCAGCTGGCAGAGCGTGGGGTTTGCGCACGGCGTCATGAATACCGATAACATGTCGATCCTCGGCCTGACGCTGGACTACGGTCCTTACGGTTTCCTGGACGACTATCAGCCCGGCTTTATCTGCAACCACACCGACCATCAGGGGCGCTACAGTTTTGAAAATCAACCGATGATCGGGCTGTGGAATCTGAACCGCCTGGCCCATGCGCTTTCCGGCCTGATGACTACCGAGCAGCTTAAACAGGCGCTGGCCCACTACGAGCCTGAACTGATGCGCGCCTGGGGTGAAAAAATGCGGGCGAAGCTGGGGCTGATGACCGCCGACAAACACGACAACGATATCCTGACCGGCCTGCTGTCGTTGATGACGCGGGAAGGCAGCGACTATACCCGCACCTTCCGCCTGTTAAGTGACAGTGAACAGCAGCAGTCACGCTCTCCGCTGCGCGATGAGTTTATCGATCGCGAGGCGTTTGACGGCTGGTACAACGTCTGGCGGCAGCGGGTACTGCAGGAAGAGCAGAGCGATGCCGATCGTCAGCGGGCGATGAAGCAGGCTAACCCGGCGGTGGTGTTACGTAACTATCTGGCGCAGCAGGCCATCGAGAAGGCTGAGGAGGACGATATCAGCGCGCTGGCGAGACTCCACCAGGCGCTGTCGAATCCGTTTGAAGACGTTGAAGCATACGGCGATCTGGCGCGTCGACCGCCGGACTGGGGTAAAAAAATCGAGGTCAGCTGCTCCAGCTAGCGGCGCAGAGCCACCTGAGGCACCCCTTCGATCTGATGCGGGTGCACCATCACGTCGGCGTGATACCAGCGCGTCAGCGTCTCTTCATCCAGCACGCCGGCCGGCGTGCCTTCCGCCACCAGTTTCCCCTGCGCCAGCAGCATCACCCGATCCGACCACAGCGAGGCGAGGTTCAGGTCGTGCAGCACGCAGCAGACGCTCAGCGGATGCTGCTGGGTCAGCTGCGACAGCAGGCGCAGCAGGTGCTGCTGATGGTAGAGATCCAGCGCGGAGGTAGGTTCATCGAGGAACAGCCAGCCGCGCGGGCCATCCTTCTGCCACAGCTGCGCCAGCGCGCGGGCAAGCTGCACCCGCTGCTGTTCCCCGCCGGACAGCTGCAGGAAGTCACGACCGGCCAGGTTCGAACAGCCGGTCAGCGCCATCACTTCCTGAACCACGGCTTTTTGCGGCTGGCCGGGCCAGGGCGCACGACCCATCGCCACCACATCGGCCACGCTGAGCGGGAAGGTCATATTGCTCTGCTGACGCATGACCGCACGCTGCTGCGACAGTTTTGCCGGTGACCAGGCCGCCAGCGGCTTGCCGTTCAGCGTACAGTGGCCGCGCTGCGGTGCGTAAAAGCCGGTCAGCAGGCGCAGCAGGGTGGATTTCCCCGCGCCGTTGGGGCCGATCAGCGACACCAGCTCGCCGGGGCGCAGGCTGAGGGAGATATCCTCAATCAGCCAGCGCTGCCCGAGCTGATAGCTTATACCGTTAGCCGTTAATAACTCAGCCATTCAGACCTCCACGACGGCGCAGGATCAGCCACAGGAACCACGGGCCGCCGATCAGGCTGGTCAGCAGGCCAACGGGCATTTCCGCCGGCGCAACCAGCGTTCGGGCCAGCGTGTCCGACACCAGCAGCAGGATCGCACCGCTGAGCAGCGAAGAGGGCAGCAGCCAGCGATGATCGCCGCCGAGCCAGAAGCGCATCAGGTGCGGCACCACCAGGCCGATAAAGCCAATAATCCCGCTCACCGACACCGCCGCGGCGACCAGCAGGGCGCTGAGCACCAGCAGGTAGCGCTGGGTGCGCGGCACGTCGACGCCAAGATAGTGCGCCTCCTCCTCGCCGAGCTGCAGCAGGTTCAGGCGGCCGGCAAGGCGCTGCACCAGCACCATCGCCGGTAACACCACCGAGGCGCAGACCAGCACGGTAGGCCACTGCGCGGAGCTGAGGCTGCCCATTCCCCACAGTGACAGCTGACGCAGCTGCTGATCGGTACTGACCCAGGAGAGCACGCCCACCGCTGCGGCGCAGAGCGCGTTGATCGCAATACCGACCAGCAGCAGGCGGCTCAGCCCGCTGAAGCCCTGACGGCTGAGCAGAAAAATCAGCACCGTTACGGCGATACTGCCGATAAATGCCGCCAGCAGCGGCACATACAGCGCAAAGATCCCCGGCAGCGAGACGGACATCACGATGGAGAAGGCCACCGCCAGTGCCGCACCGCTGCTGATCCCCAGCAGGCCGGGGTCGGCCAGCGGGTTGCGAAACAGCCCCTGCATCACGCAGCCGGAGAGCGCCAGCGCGCCGCCCACGACCACCGCCAGCAGCACGCGCGGCAGACGAATGGTAAACCAGATCTGCCACAGGCTGCTGTCGGTCCCGGCGTGCCATAGCATCGGCAGCGACAGCTTCATCGCCCCGATGTTGGCAGCGCTGACGGCCAGGGTCAGCAGCAGCAGCAGCAAAATGCCCAGCCAGCGTAGGGCGCGTGCTGACATCACTTAATGGTTTCCGCGGTCTGACGCAGTTTCAGAATGGCGGCCGGCGTATCAATACCGAAGCCCAGCAGCGCCATATCATCCACCACCAGCAGCTGTTTATTTTTCGCCGCCGGCGTCAGCGCCAGGCCAGGCAGCTTCCACAGGTTTGCCTCGCCACCGACGGTTTTCAGGCCATCCGTGGTGATCACAATCAGCTGAGGGGCACTGGCCACCACGCCTTCCTGAGACAGTGCCTGGTAACGGGTTACCGCTGCCATGGCATTTTGCAGACCTGCCGCGGCGATCGCGCTGTCGGCAGAGGTACCGCTGCCTGCGGCCAGCGTGCCCATGCCCTGATGCGCGAGGATAAACAGCACTTTCACCGGCAGCGGTGTCTTCGGAATGCTGGCCAGTTCGGTGGAGATTTTTGCCTGCAGCGCTTTACCTTCCTGCTCGCGGTGCAGTGCGGTCGCCACCGTGGCAATTTTCTCATTGATGGCGGAAACGTCGGTTTTACCGGTCACGTCGACCACTTTGACGCCGTTCTTCGCCACCTGCTCCAGTGCCAGCGCCGGTTTTGCCAGCTCGGTAGTCAGCACCAGTGTCGGTTTCAGCGCCAGAATCCCTTCCGGGTTGAGCATGCGCATATAGCCGACGTCGGGCAGCTTTTTCACTTCTTCCGGATGCAGGCTGGTGGTGTCGCGCGCGACCAGATCCTTCTGGCCGTTAAGCGCATAGATAATCTGGGTCACATCACCGCCGATGCTGACGATACGCTCGGCGGCCAGGGTAGAAAACGACAACGGCAAAACGCAAAGCGCGGCTAACCATGATTTCATGCTGAAACTTCCTCGCTGCTGAGAGTGGCTAACTGTTCGCGCCACAGACTCTGTTCCGGCTGGCCTTCGCTGCGCTGGCCGTAGAGCTGCGCAATCTGCGTGCCGTCTGCGGCAAACAGCTCAAGGCTGGTAACAATGCCGTCGGCGGTTGGCTTGCGGGTGATCCAGGTTTCGGCAATTTCCAGCTCCTGCAGATGCAGGGTGAAGGCCGTGTTGAAGATGTTAAGCCAGTTGTGCATCGGCACCAGCTTCTCAATGACGCCGGTGAAGATCTGGGTGCAGGCACGGTTGCTGACGAAAATCATGATTTCGTTCCCGTCCTGCTTTGCCGTTTCCAGCAGCGAAGCCAGCGATGCGTTGCTAACGCGCGTAGCCAGATCGTCGGCGACGGCGCGGAAGGCCTGCTGGCGAGAGACATTATGACGTTTCAGCAGGCGGAAGAACTGGTGCACATCGGTCATCGCGCGCCATTCACTTTCCAGCAGCGCGGCATCAACGTTTTCTGCAAAGGCCGCTGGCTCGGCGGCGGCAACGTGGAAGTCGGCAGCAGGATCGGCCTTAAATTCCGCCAGCACCGTCTGCCAGGCCTCTTTATCGGTATTGTCCGTTGCGTACACTTTCAGCACCGCGTCGCCCTGGCGATCGAAGAACTGAATGCTTTGACGCTCACCGTGCCCGGTCATTTCCTGCAGGTGAAATACGCTGGCCCACTGATTAACGAAGACGCGGAGATCCAGTGCGCGTGGGTTGAGGACGATCCCGGCATGTTCGTTGATATGGATATTGTTAAACGTGCCCAGCTGCTCGTGAACCGCATACTCGTTGCGGGTGATGCATTTGGTTTCACCGACTTTTTCCAGCGCGTGCAGCAGCTCGCGCATCGCAGGGCGCAGCGGCGCGGCCTGATGACCCACCCGTGCTGCGGTCAGCTCGGCTTCGCTGATCCCCATCAGCGCGGCAAGGTCGCGGGCATATTTTTTAGGATGCTCTTCTTTTAATTCAATATAACGTTGATAGTGCGCTGTCATTGCTGCTCCTCACAAAGTTCACCCACCGACAATCGCAATCGTCAGTGACAATCATTAACACTGATGGCCCATAAAATCATGACCGTCGATCGCATTCTGGATCGCGATCGCACCGAATAGCCGTTGGAAGTAAAAGGATATTCATTATCAAAATGATAATCATTATCAGGGAAAGATGGCGGTAATCAAGCAGAAATTCAGCATATTGATGGCGGAGAGCAGAGAAGGTGAAGGACTGGCCATAAAATGGCCAGCCGGAGGATTAAAAGCGCGAGTCGATGGCGTTTGCCAACTGGTCCAGAACGGCGACGCTGTCTTCCCAGCCCAGGCAGGGGTCGGTAATGGACTGGCCGTAATTCAGCGGCGTATCGGGCAGCACTTTTTGCGTGCCTTCCTGCAGGAAGCTTTCGATCATAACGCCGGCAATCGCCGTGGAGCCATCGCGTATCTGGGCGGCAACCGAGCGCGCGACTTCTTTCTGCAGGCGATGCTGCTTCAGGCAGTTGCCGTGGCTGAAGTCGATAACCAGCTGCGGCGGCAGGCGATGTTCAGCCAGCGCCGCAGCGGCTTCTGCAATGTCTTCCGCATGGTAGTTCGGCTGCCTGCCGCCGCGCATAATGATATGGCCAGAAGGATTGCCGCTGGTCTGATAAATCGTCATCTGTCCCTGCTTGTCGGGCGAAAGGAACATATGGCTGACGCGGGCTGCGCGAATGGCATCCACCGCGATGCGGATATTGCCATCGGTACCGTTTTTGAAACCCACCGGACAGGAGAGGGCCGAGGCCATTTCACGGTGGATCTGGCTTTCCGTGGTACGTGCACCGATCGCTCCCCAGCTAATCAGGTCGGCAATAAACTGCCCGATCACCATATCAAGGAATTCAGTCGCGGTAGGCATGCCCAGCGCATTGATATCCAGCAGCAGTTTGCGTGCCACTTCCAGCCCGTGGTTCACGCGGAAGCTGCCATCCAGGTCCGGGTCTGAAATCAGTCCTTTCCAGCCCACCACCGTGCGCGGCTTTTCGAAGTAGGCGCGCATCACGATTTCCAGCCGGGACTGGTACTTATCACGCAGCTCCTTGAGGCGGGCTGCGTACTCCAGTGCCGCAGCGGGATCGTGCAGCGAGCAGGGACCGATCACCACCAGCAGGCGCTTGTCTTCGCCCGAAAGAATGCGGGCAATACGCTGGCGGGAGGTCATCACATTTTCGGCAACGGCGGCGGTAATCGGCTGTCTGGCCAGCAGTTCGGCAGGCGTTATCAGGCTGTCGATGCGCGCGGTCCGCAGTTCATCTGTTTTGTTCATCGGCTTCTCTAAATTTTTGTCTTCGCAACGGCAGGAATACCGGGAAGTAATGGCGATCACCTTAAAGCAAACGGCGATGATTTCAACCACCGCCGCAGGATAAATGCCATAAAAAAAGCCGCCTGGCCGGCTTCAGTACATCCGGCGCGCCAGCCCCATAATATCGAGGATCTTGGTGGCGATTTCTTCTACCGAATAGTTAGTACTGTTGAGGTAGCGGATTTGGTTGGTGCGGAACAGGGCTTCAACTTCACCCACCTCGAGGCGGCACTGCCGCATGGAGGCATAGCGGGTATTCACCGCGCGCTCCTGGCGAATCGCCGCCAGCCGCTCGGGATCGATGGTTAAGCCAAACAGCTTGTTCTGAAACGGCTTGAGGGCGGGCGGCAGCTTGAGGTTATCCATATCATCCGCAATAAACGGATAGTTCGCCGCTTTGATACCGAACTGCATCGCCAGGTACAGGCTGGTAGGGGTTTTACCGCAGCGCGATACGCCCAGCAGGATCACCTGCGCTTCTTCCAGCCCGCGCAGCGAAATCCCGTCATCGTGGGCCAGCGTGTAGTCGATAGCGGCAATACGGGCGTCGTATTTGCCGAGATTGCTGGCGGTCAGGCCGTGGGTACGGTTAGCGACCGGTGCCGGGGCCACGCCCAGCTCCTGCTGCAGCGGTGCGACCAGCGACTGAACGATGTCCTGGCAGAATCCGTCGCTCTGCAAAATGATCTCACGGATTTCCGGCGTAACAATCGAGATAAAGACCAGCGGGCGGATACCGCTGTGCTGGTAAATGGTGTTGATCTGGGCTTTTACCGCCAGCGCCCGCTGCACGTTCTCAACAAAGGGCAGGGTGACGCTGTTGGTTTCCACCGGGAACTGGGAAAGTACGGCATGGCCCAACACCTCGGCGGTTATCGCCGTACCGTCTGAAATATAGAAAACACTGCGTTCGGCATTCACGTCCATTTTATCTCCAGAATTAGCTATCCGGGCAGACTAAATTATTTCCGATACAGAAAGCAAACTGTGATTTCAGCGACAAAACAAAACGAAAAATTCATAAATATGATGATTTGAAATATTTATTCTTATAAAATAGGCGCTGTCATTCCATTACGCATAAATGAAATGACGTTTCTGTTTAGTATTCATTTAATGCGCCCCTTCTTTTTAAAACATTCTAAAATGGAATCCTGTATTTGTTGCGCAAACAAATTTGCGCGATTTGAACGTGATTTATTAAGTTGTTGTAAATTAATGATTTTATTTTATAATTTGATTTATCAACGTCATTAACGTGCGCAGAGTTGTCTTAAAAACGCCGCCTGCGAGTTGCTTGAACGATTCAACACTTTCTCAACCCTCCGCTGTTATGCCAGTCTGACTGGGCAATGCTGTATCCCTTATTCCTAATTAAATCTTACAAGGATTGCTTCAATGTCCAATAAAGGCCAATTGCCGCTCGTGCTCTGGTATAACGAACTTGGCATGCACGATGTCGATCGGGTGGGAGGCAAAAATGCTTCTCTGGGTGAAATGATTACTAACCTGTCATCGCTGGGTGTGTCCGTGCCGAATGGCTTTGCGACCACCTCTGATGCTTTCAACCAGTTCCTTGATCAAAGCGGCGTTAACCAGCGTATCTATGAACTGCTGGATAAGACCGATATTGATGATATTGATCAGCTGGCGAAAGCGGGTAAGCAGATCCGTCAGTGGATTATTGACACGCCTTTCCAGCCCGAGCTGGAGCAGGCTATTCATCAGGCCTATGACCAGCTTTCCGCCGATGACGCTGAGGCCTCCTTTGCCGTGCGTTCTTCCGCTACCGCCGAAGACATGCCGGATGCCTCCTTTGCCGGCCAGCAGGAAACCTTCCTGAACGTGCAGGGCTATGATGCGGTGCTGGTGGCGGTGAAGCACGTCTTCGCCTCACTGTTCAACGACCGCGCAATCTCTTATCGCGTGCATCAGGGCTACGACCACCGCGGCGTAGCGCTGTCCGCCGGGGTTCAGCGCATGGTGCGTTCTGACCTCGCTTCTTCGGGCGTGATGTTCACTATCGATACCGAATCGGGCTTCGATCAGGTGGTGTTTATTACCGCCGCGCTGGGCCTGGGCGAGATGGTCGTACAGGGTGCGGTTAACCCGGATGAGTTCTACGTGCACAAGCCAACGCTGGCCGCAGGACGCCCGGCGATCGTTCGCCGTAATATGGGATCGAAAAAGATCCGTATGATTTATGCCGACTCGCAGGAGCACGGTAAACAGGTAGCGATTGAAGACGTGCCGGAAGCCGAGCGCGACCGCTTCAGTCTGACCGATAAAGAAGTTGAAGCGCTGGCGGTGCAGGCGGTGCTGATTGAAAAACACTACCAGCGGCCGATGGATATTGAATGGGCGAAAGACGGCCATACCGGCAAGCTGTTTATCGTGCAGGCCCGTCCTGAAACCGTCCGTTCTAACGGCCAGGTGATGGAGCGCTACAACCTGCAGGGTAAAGGCAAGATTCTGGTGGAAGGTCGCGCCATCGGCCACCGTATCGGTGCAGGTGAAGTGAAGGTGATCCACGATATCAGCGAGATGGGCCGCATTGAAAAAGGCGACGTGCTGGTGACGGACATGACCGACCCGGACTGGGAACCGATCATGAAAAAGGCCTCGGCGATTGTAACCAATCGCGGTGGACGTACCTGCCATGCGGCAATCATTGCCCGTGAGCTGGGTATTCCGGCGGTGGTGGGCTGCGGTGACGCGACCGACCATCTGAAGGACGGCCAGAAAGTGACCGTATCCTGTGCGGAAGGCGATACCGGCTACGTCTACGACGGCCTGCTCGACTTCGAGGTGAAAAGCTCGCAGGTTGACGAAATGCCGTCGCTGCCGCTGAAGGTGATGATGAACGTCGGCAACCCGGATCGCGCCTTCGACTTCGCCTGCCTGCCTAATGAAGGCGTGGGTCTGGCCCGTCTGGAGTTTATTATCAACCGCATGATTGGCGTTCACCCGCGTGCCCTGCTGGAATTCGATCAGCAGACGCCGGAACTGCAGCAGGAGATCCGCGGGATGATGAAAGGGTTTGACGATCCGGTGGAGTTTTACATCGCCCGTCTGACCGAAGGGATCGCCACGCTGGGCGCGGCATTTTCGCCTAAGCGTGTAATCGTTCGTCTGTCTGACTTTAAGACCAACGAGTATGCCAACCTGGTAGGCGGCGAGCGCTACGAGCCTGAAGAAGAGAACCCGATGCTGGGCTTCCGCGGAGCCGGTCGCTACGTTGCCGACAACTTCCGCGACTGCTTCGCGTTAGAGTGCGCAGCGGTGAAGCGGGTACGTAACGAGATGGGGCTGACCAACGTGGAGATCATGGTGCCGTTCGTCCGCACCGTGGCTCAGGCGAAGGCGGTGGTTGAAGAGCTGGAGCGTCAGGGGCTGAAGCGCGGCGAGAACGGGCTGAAGATCATCATGATGTGTGAGATCCCGTCCAACGCGCTGCTGGCGGAACAGTTCCTGGAATACTTCGATGGTTTCTCCATCGGTTCCAACGACATGACCCAGCTGGCGCTCGGCCTTGACCGCGATTCGGGCGTGGTGTCCGAGCTGTTCGACGAGCGTAATGATGCGGTGAAAGCGCTGCTGTCGATGGCAATTCGCGCGGCGAAGAAGACGGGCAAGTACGTCGGTATCTGTGGTCAGGGTCCATCGGACCATGAGGATTTTGCGGCCTGGCTGATGGAAGAGGGGATCGACAGTCTTTCCCTGAACCCGGATACCGTGGTGCAGACCTGGCTGTCGCTGGCTGAAATTAAGAAGTAGTGTGTTTAATGTAGGGCGTGTGATGCGCCCTTTTTCGGATACACCGGGGCATGTTTCAGCCCGTGGTGATTGTCTGGGACGCTTGTAAAAACCGCTCTCGTTTTACGATGGCGGTTTTTTTGTTTACTGGCGGGTAGCTGGTGGAGCGGTGGCGGGTTCGCAGCCTGTGCTGCGCCATCAGGGCGGTCCTCGCGCCGTGCTTTGCACGGTGCCTTCGGCTGCAGCCGCTGGCCCAATGACCGGCAAAGACGGGTCATCCCTGACCCGACTCCGCCTGACGCCAACATCCCTGTTGTCGTCTCATGGCCATCCGCTTTCACCTCAGCGCTGCGGGTTACCCTGATGGCGCAGCACAGGCTGTCTCCCTGTCTGATTATCCTGTCGCTGTAACGCTAAGCCGCTGTCATTTAACTTCTCGCTAATCCACTACGGGCTGAGTAAAAGCATCCAAAGTGAACAGTGAATCCTGACTCTTGGCACGTTAATCCTGGTGTCTACCAATTCAGAAAAATATTCTTTCAAACTGCCCCAACTGTAGCCAGTTGCCCCAAATCAGCTCCTGATAACGCCTATTGTCTGAGCCAGTGATTTCAAATGAATCACCATTAAACGGCCATTGAATCAGCATTAAATCAGCATGTTAATTTTAGCTGGGGATTTTTGGGTATTTGCAGCAGGCGACGCGGAAGTTAAAAGCGGACTGACCGGGCCTGTGATTGCACCATCCGCAGCGCTGAACGGAGAGAGGAAGCCAGGATTCGCCCGCAGGACGCGGGAGAAAGGTGCAGCCGGTCCAGGGATGGACCGTCTGCAGCGGTCCGGCAGGCTGACGAGCGAAGTGAGGGCACCACGCCGCGCGTGGCGCGAGGACCCGGGCAATCACAGGCCCGGCCAGTCGGCGTAGCAGCAGCCTGACAAAATGCAGGCAAAAAAAAGCCCATCGCAGAGGATGGGCAAAGACTACACACAGCAATTTTGTACTTCACTCAGGGGAAAGGGCGTTTAAAAATCAGTAGGTTGATTTCAAACATGGACTCAATACTAAGCAACGTGCTTTCAGGCGTCATTAAGAATCATCTCATTAGTTTAAAATCAATAATCCTTCAATTGCCCGATACTCAATTATGGAGATTTATCCAAAAGAAAAGGTTAACAAACGTGCTCATTCAGG
The sequence above is a segment of the Erwinia sp. SLM-02 genome. Coding sequences within it:
- a CDS encoding 3-deoxy-7-phosphoheptulonate synthase → MNKTDELRTARIDSLITPAELLARQPITAAVAENVMTSRQRIARILSGEDKRLLVVIGPCSLHDPAAALEYAARLKELRDKYQSRLEIVMRAYFEKPRTVVGWKGLISDPDLDGSFRVNHGLEVARKLLLDINALGMPTATEFLDMVIGQFIADLISWGAIGARTTESQIHREMASALSCPVGFKNGTDGNIRIAVDAIRAARVSHMFLSPDKQGQMTIYQTSGNPSGHIIMRGGRQPNYHAEDIAEAAAALAEHRLPPQLVIDFSHGNCLKQHRLQKEVARSVAAQIRDGSTAIAGVMIESFLQEGTQKVLPDTPLNYGQSITDPCLGWEDSVAVLDQLANAIDSRF
- the ppsA gene encoding phosphoenolpyruvate synthase, with the protein product MSNKGQLPLVLWYNELGMHDVDRVGGKNASLGEMITNLSSLGVSVPNGFATTSDAFNQFLDQSGVNQRIYELLDKTDIDDIDQLAKAGKQIRQWIIDTPFQPELEQAIHQAYDQLSADDAEASFAVRSSATAEDMPDASFAGQQETFLNVQGYDAVLVAVKHVFASLFNDRAISYRVHQGYDHRGVALSAGVQRMVRSDLASSGVMFTIDTESGFDQVVFITAALGLGEMVVQGAVNPDEFYVHKPTLAAGRPAIVRRNMGSKKIRMIYADSQEHGKQVAIEDVPEAERDRFSLTDKEVEALAVQAVLIEKHYQRPMDIEWAKDGHTGKLFIVQARPETVRSNGQVMERYNLQGKGKILVEGRAIGHRIGAGEVKVIHDISEMGRIEKGDVLVTDMTDPDWEPIMKKASAIVTNRGGRTCHAAIIARELGIPAVVGCGDATDHLKDGQKVTVSCAEGDTGYVYDGLLDFEVKSSQVDEMPSLPLKVMMNVGNPDRAFDFACLPNEGVGLARLEFIINRMIGVHPRALLEFDQQTPELQQEIRGMMKGFDDPVEFYIARLTEGIATLGAAFSPKRVIVRLSDFKTNEYANLVGGERYEPEEENPMLGFRGAGRYVADNFRDCFALECAAVKRVRNEMGLTNVEIMVPFVRTVAQAKAVVEELERQGLKRGENGLKIIMMCEIPSNALLAEQFLEYFDGFSIGSNDMTQLALGLDRDSGVVSELFDERNDAVKALLSMAIRAAKKTGKYVGICGQGPSDHEDFAAWLMEEGIDSLSLNPDTVVQTWLSLAEIKK
- the ppsR gene encoding posphoenolpyruvate synthetase regulatory kinase/phosphorylase PpsR, with the protein product MDVNAERSVFYISDGTAITAEVLGHAVLSQFPVETNSVTLPFVENVQRALAVKAQINTIYQHSGIRPLVFISIVTPEIREIILQSDGFCQDIVQSLVAPLQQELGVAPAPVANRTHGLTASNLGKYDARIAAIDYTLAHDDGISLRGLEEAQVILLGVSRCGKTPTSLYLAMQFGIKAANYPFIADDMDNLKLPPALKPFQNKLFGLTIDPERLAAIRQERAVNTRYASMRQCRLEVGEVEALFRTNQIRYLNSTNYSVEEIATKILDIMGLARRMY
- a CDS encoding hemin-degrading factor, yielding MTAHYQRYIELKEEHPKKYARDLAALMGISEAELTAARVGHQAAPLRPAMRELLHALEKVGETKCITRNEYAVHEQLGTFNNIHINEHAGIVLNPRALDLRVFVNQWASVFHLQEMTGHGERQSIQFFDRQGDAVLKVYATDNTDKEAWQTVLAEFKADPAADFHVAAAEPAAFAENVDAALLESEWRAMTDVHQFFRLLKRHNVSRQQAFRAVADDLATRVSNASLASLLETAKQDGNEIMIFVSNRACTQIFTGVIEKLVPMHNWLNIFNTAFTLHLQELEIAETWITRKPTADGIVTSLELFAADGTQIAQLYGQRSEGQPEQSLWREQLATLSSEEVSA